The genomic segment AATTACTAATGAAATTTACAGTTGTTAAACCAGTTATTCTAGCTTCAGCATCTCCGCGCAGGAAAGAAATTCTAAGTTTGCTTGGCTTCCCGTTTACAGTCGTGCCAAGCAATGTGGCTGAGGATTTAGCTGTAGAAAATGACGATTTTGAAGGCTATGCACGGCAACTTGCCGCGATGAAAACGCAGGCAGTAGCGAATGAAGAACAGGGTTCTATCGTAATCGGAGCGGATACGATTGTTGTGTATAAAGGGAAATTATATTCGAAACCAGAAAGTAAAGAACAAGCGCGAGCATTTTTAGAAGAGCTTTCAGGGAAAACGCATTCAGTTATAACAGGCGTTGGGGTATTTACGGATGATAAGATATGTACATTTTCCGTCCAGACAAAAGTTACTTTTCGTGAACTTGACGATATGTTGATTAATGCATATGTGGAATCCGGTGATCCAATGGACAAGGCTGGCGGATACGGTATTCAGACGGCTGGCGCATTATTGGTGGATAAAATTGATGGTGATTACTACAATGTTATGGGATTGCCAATTGCGAAGTTAACTGAGTATATGCGG from the Sporosarcina psychrophila genome contains:
- a CDS encoding Maf family protein; this translates as MKFTVVKPVILASASPRRKEILSLLGFPFTVVPSNVAEDLAVENDDFEGYARQLAAMKTQAVANEEQGSIVIGADTIVVYKGKLYSKPESKEQARAFLEELSGKTHSVITGVGVFTDDKICTFSVQTKVTFRELDDMLINAYVESGDPMDKAGGYGIQTAGALLVDKIDGDYYNVMGLPIAKLTEYMRKLGFMELNGGVSFIDN